One part of the Sporosarcina ureae genome encodes these proteins:
- a CDS encoding response regulator → MIKAVLVDDEMLVLNYLEKIVGETTDIEVIGTFTDPELALIEIPRLEPDVLFLDVDMPEMNGMELGEKLIQINNNDEMAIVFVTAYEQYAMHAFELNAIHYILKPVDKQSVEEVLNRVYKKKRITREETKTVGEICLFGNIHLRMNDSRTEFMTAKLEELLALLIMHRKNGISKWQIIDILWEEHSMEKSQQNLYTMIFRLKKTLKKAGIPVELERKNGMYKIMLPRVHCDLIAFDQFMDKKLKINSQNLKDFEKAVSLYQGELFDGKGYIWCMSETENYYQEYVRLVNELANYYKENECITQLGDLIDKIKPVIREEDLESIIIECEA, encoded by the coding sequence ATGATTAAAGCGGTGTTGGTGGACGATGAGATGTTGGTGTTAAATTACTTAGAGAAGATTGTAGGAGAGACAACTGACATCGAAGTAATCGGTACGTTTACGGATCCTGAACTTGCGCTAATTGAAATTCCACGATTGGAGCCGGATGTGTTGTTTTTGGATGTGGACATGCCCGAAATGAACGGAATGGAGTTGGGGGAAAAACTCATCCAAATCAATAACAATGATGAAATGGCGATAGTTTTTGTAACGGCATACGAACAATATGCGATGCATGCTTTCGAGCTGAATGCGATTCATTATATTTTGAAGCCGGTAGACAAGCAGTCGGTAGAAGAAGTATTGAATAGAGTATACAAGAAAAAGCGAATAACGCGAGAAGAGACGAAAACGGTAGGCGAGATTTGTTTGTTCGGAAACATACATTTACGTATGAATGATTCCCGAACCGAGTTCATGACCGCCAAACTGGAAGAGCTTCTTGCCTTATTGATCATGCACCGAAAAAATGGCATCAGCAAATGGCAAATCATTGATATTTTATGGGAAGAACACTCCATGGAAAAGTCCCAACAAAATCTCTACACGATGATCTTCCGACTCAAGAAAACATTAAAAAAAGCCGGTATTCCTGTTGAGTTGGAGAGGAAAAACGGCATGTATAAAATCATGCTACCGAGAGTTCACTGTGATTTAATCGCGTTCGATCAATTTATGGACAAAAAACTGAAAATTAACAGCCAAAACCTTAAGGACTTTGAAAAAGCCGTCTCCCTGTATCAAGGAGAATTATTCGATGGGAAAGGCTATATCTGGTGCATGAGTGAAACGGAAAACTATTATCAAGAGTACGTACGTCTCGTAAACGAACTGGCCAACTATTATAAAGAGAATGAGTGTATAACACAATTGGGAGATTTGATTGATAAAATCAAGCCGGTGATCAGGGAAGAAGACTTGGAGAGCATAATAATTGAGTGTGAGGCATAA
- a CDS encoding GIY-YIG nuclease family protein, with the protein MLNQLKRILEDSGLSQLFEVKEENDRTSFPNPHVAYRVQFNLYRMRAFELWGDVNAFEFRIYYGSKLNPILKQRLIEIPGAKNSTNRKIDYKTNDYVALAKMIKDILLEKEIMEVCKSTSDIAKISQFEGLVLKDIDVTDATVLGRPIEWSQIIAIYEDDSEENILKEELSKSGVYLQRSKDGASRYVGSAYGGGGILGRWMKHLTSNGNAHHLNLFVLENGYNEIEFLVLELLDDGTDIMQREVMWKKTLATVNRGPYNSIQLNRN; encoded by the coding sequence ATGCTAAATCAGTTGAAGAGAATATTGGAGGATAGTGGATTAAGTCAATTATTCGAAGTGAAAGAAGAAAATGATAGAACGAGTTTTCCTAACCCACATGTGGCCTACCGCGTCCAATTTAATTTATATAGAATGCGGGCTTTTGAGTTATGGGGAGACGTAAATGCCTTTGAATTTAGAATTTATTACGGCAGTAAATTAAATCCCATCTTAAAACAACGTTTAATCGAAATACCTGGGGCTAAAAATAGTACGAATCGTAAAATTGATTATAAAACTAATGATTATGTCGCTTTGGCTAAAATGATTAAAGATATATTGCTAGAAAAAGAAATTATGGAAGTTTGTAAGTCAACTAGTGATATTGCAAAGATTTCTCAGTTTGAAGGGCTTGTGCTGAAAGACATTGATGTGACAGATGCAACGGTGCTTGGTCGACCTATTGAATGGAGTCAAATCATTGCGATTTATGAAGACGACTCGGAAGAAAATATTTTGAAAGAAGAATTGTCGAAAAGTGGGGTTTACCTTCAGCGTTCCAAGGATGGGGCAAGTAGATATGTAGGGAGTGCTTACGGAGGTGGCGGAATCTTAGGGCGTTGGATGAAACACTTAACATCTAATGGCAATGCCCACCATTTAAACTTGTTCGTACTTGAAAACGGATATAACGAAATCGAGTTCTTAGTATTAGAATTACTTGATGATGGAACAGATATTATGCAAAGGGAAGTCATGTGGAAAAAAACCTTGGCTACTGTAAATCGTGGTCCTTATAATAGCATACAATTGAACAGGAATTAG
- a CDS encoding lysozyme inhibitor LprI family protein: MMKKTVILLLLVFLLTGCSNSTFDQAMEQSKLALANGEYDKALSSVDLALDEKPSDKEALEMKEDLTGFYSVKQEMKDGKWDVALEKAEEMLGQDKLATGLRKSLEDMVDTVKTNQQVSAKVAAHVKDIETSVEAGELEEAQQTIEELRKDQASLDEFSDKLASLEKRLEDELKKQQAPPVMVQPPVVQQDQSTALQLDVIPKQSGQQQQYRNKLDAIEAGLTDLNHLYANGITSQMSEAENERYTRWDNALNEIYGVLKKQLSAQDMEQLRIKQREWIKYRDHTASVNAAEFAGGSFEPVTYIGTSADLTKERCYALVNLYMN, from the coding sequence ATGATGAAAAAGACCGTTATTCTGTTATTACTAGTTTTTCTATTGACAGGTTGCTCAAATAGCACGTTTGATCAAGCAATGGAACAAAGTAAACTTGCGTTAGCGAATGGTGAATATGATAAAGCGTTATCTTCAGTCGACTTAGCATTGGATGAAAAGCCTAGTGATAAAGAGGCACTTGAGATGAAAGAAGATTTGACTGGATTTTATTCGGTAAAGCAAGAGATGAAAGATGGTAAATGGGACGTAGCCCTAGAAAAGGCTGAGGAGATGCTTGGACAAGACAAGTTGGCCACTGGACTCCGGAAGTCGTTAGAAGACATGGTCGATACGGTGAAGACGAATCAGCAAGTGTCTGCAAAAGTGGCGGCTCATGTAAAAGACATTGAGACATCTGTTGAAGCAGGTGAGCTTGAGGAAGCGCAACAAACAATAGAAGAGCTCCGTAAAGATCAGGCTTCACTAGACGAATTCAGTGACAAACTAGCTAGTTTGGAGAAGCGATTAGAAGACGAACTAAAAAAGCAACAAGCTCCGCCTGTAATGGTACAACCTCCCGTCGTTCAGCAAGATCAAAGTACTGCACTTCAATTGGACGTGATACCAAAACAATCGGGCCAGCAACAACAGTATCGCAATAAGCTGGACGCAATTGAAGCAGGCTTAACTGATCTGAATCATTTATATGCGAATGGTATTACGTCTCAAATGTCTGAGGCGGAAAACGAAAGATATACAAGATGGGATAATGCACTTAATGAGATATATGGCGTATTGAAGAAGCAGTTATCTGCTCAAGATATGGAGCAATTACGTATAAAGCAACGTGAATGGATAAAATATCGTGATCACACTGCTAGCGTCAATGCAGCGGAATTTGCTGGCGGGAGTTTTGAGCCAGTCACTTATATAGGAACATCCGCTGATTTAACTAAAGAACGTTGTTATGCATTAGTGAATCTTTATATGAACTGA
- a CDS encoding YARHG domain-containing protein, producing MANIYGMQQLKRMILNETDANTHKGLLGEKEILLMLQEQLPDDAHVIHNPTLIHYEADILVIEENIGFMFLEVKTWNERFIERFDPNGNILTKRGQHKPLKQAENYRSELKSTLSSHLTNSMRQDPHQIISSVVVFNGISKEQFLHRAEVLGWEEEWKNKFLSKHFFYTRESSGFYSWMMRSKKFNARRVSDYFSSESLERLIEILVTENEIKKNLIENNLPLKVKRNQQKAVSNINVSVRKDKQKKVEVSSIPESEKKNQLGVFVTLLAIAIIPLFYILNDWGYDNESYEWQEDSTTDNTIFLDVKDDGLPEGSGSAYDYYILADSQYTKLVETQLYGLSKSDLRIARNEIYARHGYIFESADLQKYFSSQSWYVPDTLYNYELTDIEQYNVTLIQSME from the coding sequence ATGGCAAACATCTATGGAATGCAGCAATTGAAGCGCATGATTCTGAATGAAACTGATGCCAATACTCATAAAGGGTTGCTTGGTGAAAAAGAAATCTTGCTTATGCTACAAGAACAGTTGCCTGACGATGCTCATGTAATCCATAACCCTACATTGATTCACTATGAGGCGGACATTTTAGTTATAGAGGAAAATATCGGATTTATGTTTTTGGAAGTAAAGACTTGGAATGAACGATTTATAGAACGATTTGATCCAAATGGAAATATATTGACCAAAAGGGGTCAGCACAAACCGCTGAAACAAGCAGAAAATTATCGTAGTGAGCTTAAAAGCACACTTTCATCGCATCTAACGAATTCAATGAGACAAGACCCGCATCAGATAATTTCATCTGTCGTAGTATTTAACGGGATCTCTAAAGAACAATTTTTACATCGTGCAGAAGTTCTTGGTTGGGAAGAAGAATGGAAGAACAAATTCTTATCTAAACACTTTTTCTACACTCGAGAGTCAAGTGGATTCTATAGCTGGATGATGAGATCTAAAAAGTTCAATGCACGTAGAGTGTCCGACTACTTTTCTAGTGAGAGTTTGGAACGACTAATTGAAATTTTGGTCACTGAAAATGAAATCAAGAAAAATCTAATTGAAAACAATTTACCACTCAAAGTTAAACGGAACCAACAGAAGGCTGTTTCAAATATTAATGTGTCTGTACGAAAAGATAAACAAAAGAAAGTGGAAGTCAGTTCAATTCCTGAATCAGAAAAGAAAAATCAATTAGGGGTATTTGTCACTCTGTTAGCAATTGCAATAATTCCACTTTTTTATATCTTGAATGACTGGGGATATGATAATGAAAGCTATGAATGGCAGGAAGATAGTACAACTGACAATACGATATTTTTAGACGTGAAAGATGATGGGTTGCCAGAGGGTTCTGGAAGCGCATATGACTACTATATTTTAGCGGACAGTCAATATACTAAACTGGTAGAAACGCAGCTTTATGGTTTGTCGAAGTCAGATTTACGGATAGCACGAAATGAGATATATGCGAGACATGGATATATATTTGAATCTGCTGACCTGCAAAAATATTTCTCCTCCCAGTCTTGGTATGTACCAGATACTCTATACAACTATGAACTAACTGACATAGAACAATATAATGTTACTTTAATACAATCTATGGAATAA
- a CDS encoding fused response regulator/phosphatase, which produces MMTILIIGDVGNDVLKIQKSLQQLGLYTIHVFQSAYTAIQYEHLFLQEEIKLVIYDANLDADNCEAHCREIEALCVWRDVPILLSTSYEKPVIFERLLEVGIFDFILKPFDFFQLKTRIRIALTYYEETKKRKEHEYQLAIDLAIAKNVQKSALTPALSLSHIEVDGIYFTSQALGGDMYCWFQLDEDLTAVMLFDVMGHGVAASLVTMSIRSLLKEIIMQLIDPVLVIKEVNRKIYELFSTDGLDSFLVTAVYAVIDKKNGTLQYVNASHPEGVMFGKYGETVMMHANSPILGLFPSIQVQAKSIRLTGWHRIILYTDGLGTLYPDLKIDWSFFHSHSSQNSRVMLRKFTEEFGLSHLPLEDDITVVSITTSL; this is translated from the coding sequence ATGATGACGATTTTAATTATCGGTGATGTAGGCAATGATGTCCTTAAAATTCAAAAAAGCTTGCAGCAACTGGGACTGTATACGATTCATGTGTTTCAAAGTGCCTATACAGCGATTCAATATGAACATTTGTTTTTACAAGAAGAAATCAAGCTGGTTATTTATGACGCGAATTTGGATGCAGATAACTGTGAAGCGCATTGTCGGGAAATAGAGGCACTGTGTGTATGGCGGGATGTGCCGATTTTGTTGTCGACGTCTTATGAGAAGCCGGTTATCTTTGAGCGCTTATTGGAAGTTGGGATCTTTGATTTTATTCTAAAGCCGTTTGACTTCTTCCAACTCAAAACGCGGATTCGAATTGCGCTTACATATTATGAGGAAACGAAAAAACGAAAAGAGCATGAGTATCAGCTGGCGATAGATTTAGCGATAGCGAAAAACGTCCAGAAGAGTGCTTTGACCCCCGCGTTGTCGCTATCGCATATTGAAGTGGATGGTATTTATTTCACTTCTCAAGCTCTGGGCGGGGATATGTATTGTTGGTTTCAGCTCGATGAAGATTTAACGGCAGTTATGTTGTTTGATGTGATGGGGCATGGGGTGGCGGCGTCACTTGTAACGATGTCGATTCGTTCCTTGCTCAAGGAAATTATTATGCAGTTGATTGATCCGGTACTTGTGATAAAAGAAGTGAACCGGAAGATTTATGAGTTGTTTTCTACTGATGGGCTGGACTCGTTTTTAGTGACGGCCGTCTATGCTGTAATCGATAAGAAGAATGGTACGCTGCAGTATGTAAACGCTTCGCATCCGGAAGGCGTCATGTTCGGGAAGTATGGAGAAACTGTGATGATGCATGCGAATTCTCCCATTCTCGGTCTGTTTCCATCGATTCAAGTGCAGGCGAAAAGTATTCGTTTGACAGGTTGGCATCGTATTATTTTGTATACAGACGGGTTAGGGACGTTATATCCTGATCTGAAAATTGACTGGAGCTTTTTTCATTCGCACAGTTCGCAAAATAGTCGCGTCATGTTGCGGAAGTTTACGGAAGAGTTCGGATTATCACATTTGCCATTGGAAGACGATATTACAGTGGTTTCGATTACCACTTCGTTATAA
- a CDS encoding ATP-binding protein: MEFKFTITPNQPSIQLIDQLMESYMALYSIPFATEICFVTHELVINAVEAMEKEGRTESIEVRMQNDEQYVQITVSDFAKGIPEEQWPVVLDATIDDESFCERGRGFLFIQHMVDQLWFEQLSDQQFLVGVKKNLVMAVEK, from the coding sequence ATGGAATTCAAGTTCACAATTACCCCCAATCAGCCGTCGATTCAGTTGATTGATCAATTAATGGAGAGTTACATGGCGCTGTATTCGATTCCATTCGCAACAGAAATTTGTTTTGTGACGCACGAGCTGGTCATTAATGCAGTGGAGGCAATGGAGAAAGAAGGACGGACAGAGTCGATTGAAGTACGTATGCAAAATGATGAACAATATGTGCAGATTACAGTGTCTGATTTTGCGAAGGGGATACCGGAAGAACAGTGGCCGGTCGTGCTCGATGCAACTATAGACGATGAGAGTTTTTGTGAGCGTGGACGCGGCTTTTTGTTCATTCAGCATATGGTCGATCAGCTGTGGTTTGAACAACTGTCCGATCAACAGTTTTTAGTCGGTGTGAAGAAAAATTTAGTGATGGCGGTGGAAAAGTAA
- a CDS encoding methyl-accepting chemotaxis protein → MKWTIGNKINAVILLAILLLSGILSGLNYNATKGNLLKAAEAKLISDLTLSLELLEISVPGDWSITNGSLHKGKMDMYEAYAIPDQLGELTDGNTMSIFQGDTRIATNIIENGERRLGTQVAAEVGDVVLGKKERFLGTADVLGKPFQAAYDPILDKDGEVIGIIAVAVPTAPYIKIATSSAMQTIIISLVLALLIILIVSFIIQRMLIKPINRLRDNANELADLNLNVELYEAKGTDEIAELSVAFRNMKEQLTETMQNVARNANEIAHSSVALAESSQQTNETASQIASTMNEIASGVTNQSEQAERIAGMMRDTIVEVEGNLGNVEQSLKNAQESTVIAHEGEQSISKAISHLGTVTETVSYATDSIQKLGMRSEEIGGIITVITAISEQTNLLALNAAIEAARAGEHGKGFAVVAAEVRKLAEQSTGAAQQITDLITDIQAETSVTVRTMESNLTAVEEQVVIINQGGEALKLIVEKVSVTEAGVVHIKDAFSAVNSNSLTVQDAIQNISAIIEESAAATEQIAASSEEQYATVAEIADNTTSLAEVADRLREEVNKFRM, encoded by the coding sequence ATGAAGTGGACGATTGGGAATAAGATTAATGCAGTTATTTTACTAGCGATTTTACTACTATCAGGTATTTTGAGTGGCCTGAATTATAATGCGACAAAAGGGAATTTATTGAAGGCGGCAGAAGCTAAGCTCATTTCCGATTTGACACTGAGTTTGGAGCTGCTCGAAATTTCCGTGCCGGGCGACTGGTCCATTACGAATGGTTCATTGCATAAAGGCAAAATGGATATGTATGAAGCGTACGCGATTCCCGATCAGTTGGGCGAATTGACAGATGGAAATACGATGTCTATTTTCCAAGGGGATACACGTATTGCGACAAATATTATAGAAAATGGAGAACGACGTTTAGGGACACAAGTAGCGGCTGAAGTGGGAGACGTCGTGCTCGGCAAAAAAGAACGTTTTCTCGGCACCGCAGATGTACTCGGCAAGCCATTCCAAGCAGCCTATGATCCGATACTTGATAAAGACGGAGAAGTGATCGGGATTATCGCAGTGGCTGTTCCGACAGCGCCTTATATAAAGATCGCCACTTCTTCAGCTATGCAGACCATTATTATTTCGCTAGTGCTTGCGTTGCTCATCATTTTAATCGTGAGCTTTATCATTCAGCGTATGCTGATTAAGCCTATTAATCGATTACGTGATAATGCGAATGAATTAGCTGATTTAAATTTAAACGTCGAGCTATACGAAGCGAAAGGAACGGACGAAATTGCTGAACTATCTGTTGCATTTCGAAATATGAAAGAGCAACTTACGGAAACGATGCAAAACGTTGCGCGTAATGCCAATGAAATTGCTCATTCATCGGTCGCATTGGCAGAATCCTCCCAGCAGACAAATGAAACGGCTAGTCAAATCGCTTCCACGATGAATGAAATTGCGTCAGGCGTGACGAATCAATCTGAACAAGCAGAACGAATCGCAGGCATGATGCGTGATACGATCGTAGAAGTAGAAGGCAATTTAGGAAATGTTGAGCAGAGCTTAAAGAACGCGCAAGAATCTACAGTCATAGCGCATGAAGGCGAGCAGTCAATCAGTAAAGCGATTTCACATTTAGGCACAGTTACAGAAACGGTAAGCTATGCGACTGATTCGATTCAAAAATTAGGTATGCGTTCGGAAGAAATCGGCGGTATTATTACAGTTATTACCGCAATTTCAGAACAGACGAATCTACTTGCGCTAAATGCGGCAATTGAAGCGGCAAGAGCAGGAGAACATGGTAAAGGATTTGCGGTTGTTGCAGCAGAAGTTCGTAAACTAGCTGAACAATCAACAGGAGCTGCCCAGCAAATCACCGATCTAATTACAGACATTCAAGCAGAGACATCGGTAACAGTGCGGACGATGGAAAGTAATTTAACAGCAGTAGAGGAACAAGTAGTCATTATTAACCAAGGCGGAGAAGCGCTTAAGCTCATAGTAGAGAAAGTAAGCGTGACAGAGGCTGGTGTAGTGCATATAAAAGATGCATTCAGCGCAGTGAATTCCAATTCACTTACTGTCCAAGATGCTATCCAAAACATTTCAGCCATCATTGAGGAGTCTGCCGCAGCGACAGAGCAAATTGCCGCTTCATCTGAAGAACAGTATGCAACAGTCGCTG